actaaaactatccttactCAAGGgttatggtactaaaactatcctaaCCCAAGGGtcatggtactaaaactacccttacccaaaggTCAAGGTActaaacctatcctaacctatgGGTagttgtactaaaactacccttacccaggtaagaagtactaaaactacccttacccatggtaagaagtactaaaactacccttacccatggTAAGAGGTACTAAAACTCCTTACCCAGAGTaagaggtactaaaactaccttcaaCCAAGGTtagaggtactaaaactacctttaccAAAGGTAAGAGGTACTAAAACGACCTTAACCCAAGGTAAGAGGTACTAAAACGACCTTAACCCAAGGGTagaggtaccaaaactacccttacccaaagatcttggtactaaaactacccttaccaagggtcatggtactaaaactacccttacgcATCGGtagaggtactaaaactacccttgctcATGGTAagaggtgctaaaactacccttacccaagtgtcatggtactaaaactatccttaccCAAGGGtcatggtactaaaactatccttaccCTAGGGtcatggtactaaaactacccttacccaaaggtcatggtactaaacctaccctaaCCTATGGGtagtggtactaaaactacccttacccatggtaagaagtactaaaactacccttacccatggTAAGAGGTACTAAAACTCCTTACCCAAGGGtcattgtactaaaactattctcaCATAAGGGCCATGGTACTAAAACCATTCTTACCCAAGGGtcattgtactaaaactaccctaaccCATGGGtagtggtactaaaactacccttacccaaggtaagaggtactaaaattacctatACTTAAGGGtagaggtactaaaactacgcttatCCAAGGGtcatggtactaaaactacctttgccCAAGGAAGAGGTACTAAAACTCTTACCCAAGGGtcatggtactaaaactacccttactcaTGGTaagaggtactaaaactacccttacccaagggtcatggtactaaaactatccttaccCAATGGtcatggtactaaaactatccttaccCAAGGGtcatggtactaaaactatccttaccCAAGGGtcatggtactaaaactacccgaaCCCATGGGTagttgtactaaaactaccctcaccCATGGTcagaggtactaaaactacctttatcCAAGGTAAGAGGTACTAAAACGACCTTTACATAAGGGTAGACGTACCAAAAATACGCTTATCCAAGGATGAAGGTACTGAAACTACTCTTACCCAAGGGTtgtggtacaaaaactacccttatttttgggtaaaggtactaaaactacccctatCCAAAtgtaaaggtactaaaactaggtAGTGCTACCCTTACCCAAAGTTGGAGGTTCCCTTACCCAAGGGTTAAGCTACTACTCCTTATCCAAGGGCAAATATACCAAAACTATTCATATCAAAGAGTATAGGTACTAAACTGATTTTAACTCATGCCGGTTTTGATTCAAATAAACCATTTTATGTAAATGAAAATCTTACGAGTCACAACTAcaagatttttcaaaatgcatTGAAATTGAAACGACAGAAGCACTTGGAGTCCGTTTTTTCACTTCGTGGATTTGTTTATGTTAAACGTACTGGAACAGATCCTCCTACTCTAATAGAGAATTACGAGCAGTTAACACAACTTTTTCGAGAAACACCAGATCGCACCATCAACGATAACTGAAATGAATCTTGCAATATCTTATAATAAGTCCCAAttagttttgttaattttatgtttcttcttgttattaagaattttttattatactcaaaaattttatatgtgttGTACAACTATATTTATTAATGCTAACTTTAATAGAGCTCATAACTACGAAGAACAAATATATACATTACCAGCATTGCTTATCCAATTGACTTGTGATGCCAAGTAATACTGCTTATGGTTCCAGAGATAATCTAAACTGTATGATTAGAATTCTTAAAAACCAGAAATCAGGATTAACGATTGTCCACATCAATGCCCAAAGTCTAAATAATAAATTAGATGAACTTCGTGATATATTTGTTAACTCTGATATAGATATAATATGTATATCCGAAACCTGGTTCCATCCTGAAATATCTGACAATTTGTACTCTTTACCGGGATATAAAGTTTTGAGAGCTGATAGGCACTCCCATGCTGGTGGAGttgcaatatatttaaaaaactgtATCCACGGTACTATAAAACTGAAGTCTGAGCAAGGCAACTGTATTGAATACCTCTTTGTTGAAATAACTGGCATTTCTAACTCGTCAATGCTTATTGGATGTGTATATAGGCCCAACAGCAGCACACCGTTTGACATGCTGATATCGTGCCTTGAAAGAATATCATTACGATATAATGATATTGTTATTGCGGGAGATTTTAACagcaatattttaattgaaacgcAATTTTCTGATGCTATGGAACTTCTTGATCTGGTACCTACTAACCGCTCTGTTCCAACCCATTTTACTAATCATTCGTCTACTCTTTTGGATATTTTCTTTGTGAACTGTGAGTCAAAGGTTCTTTTATATGACCAAATTGCTGCACCGGCTTTTTCTAAACATGACTTGATATTTCTTGTGTATGACTATCACATAAATCAACAAGACGAGGCAATTACATTCAATGAACTGAATGAGCATTTTGTATCTGTTTGCTCTATATGTccccatgaaaatatatatgaaaatatgaacaCTGTACAAgtggaaaatccattttcctttTGCTGTGTAGACCAAACTGACGTTTTGAACAGCATACTCTCAATAAAATCTGATGCAACTGGAACTGACGGAATAAATCCaagatttatcaaaattatcatgccaaaattgctgccatatgtaacatatattttcaatactGTTCTGACCAAGTCCACCTTTCCGCATGAATGGAAGCTCGCTAAAATCATACCGACtagaaaatcgaataatgaataCCGCCCCATTGCAATCTTACCGTTCTTATCCAAAGCGCTAGAATGCATAATGGCGAATCAAATCGAACAATTCCTGTGcactcaaaatctattatcagaATGGCAATCTGGTTTTAGAAAAAAGAGAAGTTGCACATCTGTCTTAATagacgttgttgaaaatattagacaaaatatggacaacaagatggtatcttttctccttctattggatcacagtaaagcatttgatactgTAAACCATCAAATTCTTGTAGTCAAGCTCTcaaaactatttaatttttcccgAACTGCCTGTCAACTGATATCATCGTACCTGTCTCAAAGATCTCAGTCCGTATATTGTAATGATATCTGGTCAAATACGCTTCATGTTCCAAATGGTGTGCCCCAAGGCTCAATCCTGGGCCCATTGTTATTCACCATGTACATTAATGATCTGCCCGATGTACCTTTAACATGTAAGAtacaaatgtatgctgatgacgttcaacTGTATACCTGCACGAAACTGAATGACTTTCAAACATGTATTTCTAATGTAAATAatgatttgaatttaatatattgttgggctgttaataatgccttacgtttaaatcctaccaaatctaaGCTGATCATCATACACAAAAGAAGTGTAACAATCCCTGACCAAGTTGAAGTAAAGATTGAGAACACGATTGTAAACCGTGTTCAAGCAGCAACAAACTTGGGTTTAACATTCAACTCTACCTTAACTTGGACGAATCATATAAATGCAGCTGTGGGAAAAGTTCGTGGTATGCTGCGGAATATGTGGGCAGCTCGTCTGTCAACTCCTTTCGAAATTCGTATGCTACTTGCTAAATCTTACTTAATCCCAACTCTTCTAtataattgtgaattatttgcaAGTTGCAGTGCTGATGACAATAGGAAAATCAAAGTTGCCTACAATGATATTGCACGATATGTATACAACAGACCACGGTATGACCACATATCACAATTTGCTTATCAGATTTTTGatctttcagttgaaaatttactaaatgttaaatgcttgcaattactacataaggttatttataacaaagaacctgaatatctttacaaacacctacaatttgctagatcaaatcgagggcgcaaactgattcaacctagatttgaatctcaaatcactgaaaggcaatttattgtaaacagtattcgtctctggaacaccctcccatcatatatacaactcataagcaatgctattgaattcaaaaaggagctacatgattattataagtagaaattgtatgtagtctagtagtataagttataattaaattatttatttatttttttataagttatagtttataatggaattaattgatgaaactgcactgttgtgaaccagcacagtaaaatataagatataatcttgttgtgcttggtgttaaataaatgaaatgaaaatgaaatgaaataaaattacatTTACCCAAGGATAATGGTACTAAAAGTATCATATTCCAAgaggtaaaaaattttaaggaggTTTTGTGTCTACTTACATGACCAAAGGATTGCATCAATTCATCAACACGCTGAGGTGGATTTCCATTACCCACTGGATACTCAACACCATCCACAGGGAATGGTGCCGGTGGCAATGGCGATGATGGTGAACCATAGTCGGGTCCACGTCGGTTATTCGTAGTGGTGGATGAGTAATTATAAGTGATGGTAGAATTTGGTGGATGACCATTGGCTGGATAAACTGGTGTTCCGCCATTTGGAGGATAGCCTGGACTGCCGTTGGGTGGATATCCTCCAGTAGGTCTATTCAAGGTGTTAGGTGTATTATTCTTGGGTGTCAACATCGGCTCGTTGGGTGGACCACCGGGTCCATGGATGGTATTTACGGTGTTAGTTGATTCCTTGTAAATGTAGTGATGTGTTGTGGGTCCATGTGGTGGGCCATGATGTGGTCCATGATGGGGTCCATGTGGTGCCGGACTATGAGGGCCCGACACATAGGTGACTGTGGGACTTTTGGGGCTATGAGGAGGATAGCCAGGCCTCTCGGTGTTCGTAGTTGTAGTGGTATTGTGTATATTGTAAACAATAGTATTGGTTGGTTCGCCTGGCTGACCGGGATGCTGATTTCTGGGATGCAATGGCAAAGTATTGTTGCGCATGGTATTGGTCTCATAGTGCTCCCTAACCTCATAGTTGAGATTGGTCACCGCTGGCGATGGCGATGGCTTATCATGGCCCTTATTCAAGGTCGAATAGCTTTCGGTATTGTAGACCACAGTGGGTGGTATCGCATGTACAGGATGTGGTTGCACCAAATTGTTAGTTTCATTCGTTTGGACAGTGTTGTAGTGTATCTTACGGCTCAGTGTATTCGAGGTAGGTAGAGGAGCGTTCGCTGGTATCTCATAGGTATAGGTGCGTACAGTAGTTGTGACTTTTGTTCCTGGCACTGGTAGAATATCATCGTTCAGGGTGATGTTTTTCAAATCCTCCTCCAAGTGAGTGgcattggtggtggtggtggccacTGTGGTGGAGTTGGCAGTTGGCACAAATTCGGGTTGTTTATTCAACGAGCGATTACTTTCATAGACTTTGGTATGATGTTTAGTTTCATAGAAACCTCCACCGGGAGAAAGACTGCCTggggattgaaaaaaaaattagatgtAGGAAATTTGATGATATAATGAAGGACATTTACCTGGTGCATAGGGCTTTTCCAAAGTTTGATAATCATTGCGCACCAATGTACCATTCGATCTAAGAGTACTATAATCCGATGTGGGGTATATGTCTGAGTCATCATGTCCTCCACCTAAATTTTTCGTGGTCTTTATGACACGTGTAGTTTTGGTTACGGTGCCACTTAAGGGATCCTCATTGGTGGAACGTTCACTGGAAATAAAGGCCATGAATATGAATAAtgaaagtttttattttcataggaCAATAAAGGGGTATATACTTACATGGTTCTATAGTTCATAGAATGATCTGTAAGgaataatattgaaaaattttagtaGAAAGTTAAACATTTTCAAGTATTTTAACAATTTTCCTAGGAGAGGATTTATcggcaaaattttgttgaaattgaaatattgacagatgtttttctataaaaattagatTTGAACGAAATTCTGGTTGACGGCAGTATTGATTGTACACCGGCCCGCTAGAATGAGGACAAAAAAGCAGTAACGCGGCTAAGGaataataaggcagcaggaaccgactgATTGCCAGAGCGTATTGGGTGAAAGATTAATCTGACAAAAGTCGTTTAGATAACTAGACCTAACAGTATGGCTTTAAGCCTGAGAAATCCAGAATCTGTGTAAATAGAGAATAATAGTGTCGTATGAGCCATGCTGTAGCTAAGCTGTATGAAGGAAAAGTGTCATATGACTCAAGAGCTGTAACATGTGAACGAAAAGTGGAGAAATAGATTACgaaaattggttattaaaaacCTAGCAGGTTTATTATCTCCGCATCTTTCCTATATTCATTCACGCATCGCTTTGAATGTCATAGCCACAGTGACCGCCTCATACGAAATCTGTATGCCTATGGGACGGATATCTAAAATGATCTCCAGTGCCTGATGCCCCTCCATGGTGTGCCCTGTGAGACTTTTTCTCCCTAATATTTTCCATGGGATGCACAATTTATCGACCTGTTTCTTATCAAATGGCAGGATTCACTTAACAAGTTTGTATCAAGAGATCAATCGACatacagtttttataccctaccctggtacagggtattataacttagtgcatttgtttgtaacacccagaagtaaaaaaaaaatggacccattgataagtatagcgatcgacagaatcactttcttattcgatttagttatgtccgtctgtctgtccatccgtccatgttaatttttgtacaaactacaggtcacagATTTCACCCGATCGATGGatgtagagtgataacaacagacggacggacggacggacagacacctGGACATCattgacgatccgaaatatatatgtagGGTCGtatgtagggtcgaaaattgatatctcgatgtgttgcaaacggaatgactaaatgaatataccccctatcctacggtggtgggtataatattgggttgcccaaaaagtaattgcggattttttaaaataaagtaaatgcatttttaattaaacttagaatgaactttaatcaaatatactttttttacacttttttttctaaagcaagctaaaagtagcagctgataactaaatttgtcaacgccgactatatgaaaaatccgcaattactttttgggcaacacaataggatgattattataaccttggtggtgggtatccaaagttcgaccctgccgaacttaacacgttttcacTTGTTCCCATTTACAGACTGTCCTctgacctacataaatattaatTATTCGTCCAAGCATTGGAATTGGTGACTCAATTTCTACGTGCTTTTGTTAAAAGGACGGTtacggctagatcgacctagATTGTCACACGAATTATATATAGTCTTAAATAGAGATTTCGAGTTGCTACAATCAGAAAGGTATATAGTATAACCTATCCTATGGCTACATCCTCTGAAGAAGATTAatattattggttgcccaaaaagtaattgcggattttttaaaagaaagtaaatgcatttttaataatacatagaatgaactttaatcgaatatacttttttacactttttttctaaagcaagctaaaagtaacagctgataactgacagaagaaagaatgcaa
The genomic region above belongs to Stomoxys calcitrans chromosome 5, idStoCalc2.1, whole genome shotgun sequence and contains:
- the LOC106089123 gene encoding inactive histone-lysine N-methyltransferase 2E, translating into MQYSSRSDNYSSSLRDSPPKWTSGKEQKAGYAYKSSYQYSTTGSGSGSYQDKPVDKNIDQLDALLEDLKNEREVTRDRDHSMNYRTIERSTNEDPLSGTVTKTTRVIKTTKNLGGGHDDSDIYPTSDYSTLRSNGTLVRNDYQTLEKPYAPGSLSPGGGFYETKHHTKVYESNRSLNKQPEFVPTANSTTVATTTTNATHLEEDLKNITLNDDILPVPGTKVTTTVRTYTYEIPANAPLPTSNTLSRKIHYNTVQTNETNNLVQPHPVHAIPPTVVYNTESYSTLNKGHDKPSPSPAVTNLNYEVREHYETNTMRNNTLPLHPRNQHPGQPGEPTNTIVYNIHNTTTTTNTERPGYPPHSPKSPTVTYVSGPHSPAPHGPHHGPHHGPPHGPTTHHYIYKESTNTVNTIHGPGGPPNEPMLTPKNNTPNTLNRPTGGYPPNGSPGYPPNGGTPVYPANGHPPNSTITYNYSSTTTNNRRGPDYGSPSSPLPPAPFPVDGVEYPVGNGNPPQRVDELMQSFGHPDAVDRPDLNTPRKREIETAVASPNQQQIPSVNRAGRDIYYPPGHEMMLTKRQEMHASGSQAGGRWAKGSGMYEYESGSRSKTTTKSGGAMVPVCLPLCCAMPCSIM